One Athene noctua chromosome 28, bAthNoc1.hap1.1, whole genome shotgun sequence DNA window includes the following coding sequences:
- the LOC141971180 gene encoding pulmonary surfactant-associated protein B-like, with product MAPPLSPSPVLALLLTLLCATPGLGVPGGRCGVPPSAWCQSWETALRCGALGHCARQAGAPPATDMCSDCQQIVTLLTRMANESATKVAVEGFLRRECAALPVPTMVSPCQNLVHQYFSLLLDDLEGRLKPSAICARLTLCPGEPEGAPAVPPLGALSTRLQVAAGEALPVPLPLCWLCRTFLTRAEAAVPKEKVAAAAAGLCRVLPAVVAGACQCLAQRYAVLALEGVLGRLGPRLLCHLLLSCRPEDGDTPLSPPQRPLGDTEAPCGGAEDLGPGHPLPALSPNLGPCALGPTYWCSSPEAARRCQALQHCQEHVWA from the exons ggctgggggtgccgggggggcgcTGCGGGGTGCCCCCCTCCGCCTGGTGCCAGAGCTGGGAGACGGCGCTGCGCTGCGGGGCCCTGGGGCACTGCGCCCGCCAGGCCGGGGCACCCCCCGCCACG GACATGTGTTCCGACTGCCAGCAGATCGTCACCCTCCTCACCCGCATGGCCAACGAGTCAGCCACCAAG GTGGCCGTGGAGGGCTTCCTGCGGCGGGAGTGCGCGGCGCTGCCGGTGCCCACCATGGTGTCACCCTGCCAGAACCTGGTGCACCAGTACTTCAGCCTCCTCCTCGATGACCTCGAGGGGCGCCTC AAGCCCTCGGCCATCTGTGCCCGCCTGACGCTGTGCCCAGGTGAGCCCGAGGGGGCCCCGGCTGTGCCCCCCCTCGGGGCACTCAGCACCCGCCTGCAG GTCGCCGCCGGCGAGGCCCTGCCCGTGCCGCTGCCCTTGTGCTGGCTGTGTCGCACCTTCCTGACCCGCGCCGAGGCCGCTGTCCCCAAGGAgaaggtggcggcggcggcggcggggctgtgcCGGGTGCTGCCGGCGGTGGTGGCGGGCGCGTGCCAGTGCCTGGCGCAGCGGTACGCGGTGCTGGCGCTGGAGGGGGTGCTGGGCCGCCTGGGCCCCCGCCTGCTCTGTcacctgctcctctcctgccgcCCCGAGGACGGTGACACGCCGCTGTCACCTCCCCAGAGGCCCCTTGGGGACACCGAGGCCCCTTGTGGGGGCGCTGAG GACCTGGGACCAGGccaccccctccccgcgctgTCCCCAAACCTGGGACCCTGCGCCCTGGGCCCGACCTActggtgctccagccctgagGCCGCCCGCCGCTGCCAG GCCCTGCAGCACTGCCAGGAGCACGTCTGGGCAtag